DNA from Microvirga ossetica:
CGCGAAGGGGCCGGAGAACGGCCCGATGATGCCGATCTTGATCGTCTCGGCCGAGGCGGAGACGGAGCCCATCAGCAACGCGCCGATGGCAACGCCCAGAATTCTCTTTGAAACTCTCATAAGCCGTATCCTCCCTCTGAACTGTCCCGATCTCACGCCGGCGGATCGCGGTTGTGTTAGTCCATTGTCTAGCTCTTTGTGCGCATTGCGAACATTGAAAGCCATAGCGCACATGTAGTACGATTTGGACAAGTGGTGTCAAGGCTACCAAAGTCCAGCATACGCCTGTCGGAGCAAAAGATGCAGGGTGACGAGACCGAGGATCGGGCAGGCGGCGATCGCGACTTCGTGGCGAGCCTGGAGAAGGGCCTGATGGTGATCGAGGCCTTCGATTCCGGCCGTCAGCGGCTGACCCTGTCGGACGTGGCGAAGCTGACCGGGATCACCCGGGCCGCGGCGCGGCGTTATCTCTTGACGCTCACGAAGCTGAACTACGCCGATTTCGACGGGCGCTACTTTACTTTAAGCCCGCGCATCCTGCGCCTCGGCTATGCCTATCTCTCCTCCGCATCGCTGCCGGCCCGGGTCCAGCCCTTTCTGGAGCGGATCTCGGAGGAGACGGGGGAATCGAGCTCGGCCGCGATCCTCGACGGCGACGACATCGTCTACATCGCCCGCTCGGCGACGCGGCGGATCATGTCCATCGGGCTCGGGGTCGGAAGCCGCCTCCCCGCCTATTGCACCTCGCTTGGCCGCGCGATCCTGGCCTACCAACCCGAGGTCATGATCGA
Protein-coding regions in this window:
- a CDS encoding IclR family transcriptional regulator, whose protein sequence is MQGDETEDRAGGDRDFVASLEKGLMVIEAFDSGRQRLTLSDVAKLTGITRAAARRYLLTLTKLNYADFDGRYFTLSPRILRLGYAYLSSASLPARVQPFLERISEETGESSSAAILDGDDIVYIARSATRRIMSIGLGVGSRLPAYCTSLGRAILAYQPEVMIDAYVQRVRLEPRTPKTVTDKAAFRALLDATRVQGYALVNEELEFGLRSIAVPVIEKNGRVTIALNLSAQAGRVSAEEMTERFLPALKTASESLGYLL